One genomic segment of Dysosmobacter sp. Marseille-Q4140 includes these proteins:
- a CDS encoding TrkH family potassium uptake protein: MNYRMICFVISRILLMEAALLALPMAVAFWYGESGIPYLIPMALLILCGLPLGRRRPERASLYARDGLAVVALAWIAVSLFGAMPFYISGSMESFVDCIFETVSGFTTTGASILREVESLNRGILFWRSFTHWVGGMGVLVFVMAIAPMSGDGHGMHLLRAEVPGPSVGKLVSRMSDSAKILYGIYFVITVVEILLLLAGGMPLFDACIHSFGSAGTGGFSSRNLSVGAYDNAYFDVVIGIFMLLFGINFNLYYFLITRKFREVFQSEELRTYLIIVGVSVTAITINIMHLYESVGTSLRHAFFQVSSIITTTGYATTDFNTWPTFSKAILVTLMFIGACAGSTGGGIKVARLVILVRSSLGEMRRMLHPNAVTTTRFEGKVLPERNTRGVHMFLTMYLLVFTVSCLLLSLEHFDLITTFTAVASCLNNIGPGLELVGPMGNFADFSPLSKLLLSFDMLAGRLEIFPMLLLCAPSIWRRKLPARRQNSQGL; this comes from the coding sequence TTGAACTATCGAATGATTTGTTTCGTCATCAGCCGGATCTTGCTGATGGAGGCGGCGCTGCTGGCGCTGCCCATGGCGGTGGCCTTTTGGTACGGGGAGTCCGGGATCCCATACCTGATCCCCATGGCGCTGCTGATTTTGTGTGGGCTTCCTCTGGGACGCCGGCGGCCGGAGCGGGCCTCTCTGTACGCCCGGGACGGCCTGGCTGTGGTGGCGCTGGCCTGGATCGCGGTGTCTTTGTTCGGCGCAATGCCCTTTTATATCTCCGGGTCTATGGAGAGCTTTGTGGACTGCATCTTTGAGACGGTCTCCGGCTTCACCACCACCGGCGCCAGCATTCTGCGGGAGGTGGAGAGCCTGAACCGGGGCATCCTCTTCTGGCGCAGCTTCACCCACTGGGTGGGCGGCATGGGTGTGCTGGTGTTCGTCATGGCCATCGCGCCCATGAGCGGGGACGGCCACGGCATGCACCTGCTGCGGGCGGAGGTGCCGGGCCCCTCCGTGGGCAAGCTGGTCAGCCGCATGAGCGACAGCGCCAAGATCCTGTATGGGATCTATTTTGTCATCACCGTGGTGGAGATCCTGCTGCTGCTGGCCGGAGGAATGCCCCTCTTCGATGCCTGCATCCACTCCTTCGGCTCTGCGGGCACCGGCGGCTTCAGCAGCCGCAACCTCAGCGTAGGTGCCTACGACAATGCCTATTTCGACGTGGTCATCGGCATCTTCATGCTGCTCTTCGGCATCAATTTCAACTTGTACTACTTCCTGATTACCCGCAAGTTCCGGGAGGTCTTTCAGTCGGAGGAACTGCGGACGTACCTGATCATTGTGGGCGTATCGGTGACGGCCATCACCATCAACATCATGCATCTGTATGAGTCGGTGGGGACCAGCCTGCGCCACGCCTTCTTCCAGGTCTCCTCCATCATCACCACCACCGGTTACGCCACGACGGACTTCAACACCTGGCCGACCTTTTCCAAGGCGATTTTGGTGACACTGATGTTTATTGGCGCCTGTGCCGGCTCTACCGGCGGCGGCATCAAGGTTGCCAGGCTGGTGATCCTGGTGCGCAGCTCCCTGGGGGAGATGCGGCGGATGCTGCACCCCAATGCAGTCACTACCACCCGCTTTGAGGGCAAGGTCCTGCCGGAGCGGAATACCCGGGGCGTGCATATGTTCCTGACCATGTACCTGCTGGTATTTACTGTGTCCTGCCTGCTGCTGTCGCTGGAGCATTTCGATCTCATCACCACATTCACCGCTGTGGCCTCCTGCCTCAACAACATCGGCCCCGGCCTGGAGCTGGTGGGCCCCATGGGCAACTTCGCGGATTTCTCGCCGCTGTCCAAGCTGCTGCTGTCCTTTGACATGCTGGCGGGCCGGCTGGAGATCTTCCCCATGCTGCTGCTGTGCGCCCCCTCTATCTGGCGGCGGAAGCTGCCTGCCCGCCGTCAGAACTCTCAGGGGCTGTGA
- the trkA gene encoding Trk system potassium transporter TrkA — translation MKIVIVGIGKVGLALTKQLSVDNKVTVVDEDDQLVENIINVYDVMGVCGNGASYQVQQEADVAHANLLIATTSSDEINILACLVAKKLGVHHTIARIRNPEYEKQLRFMRTELGLSMAINPEKATAREIARVLRFPAAMKLESFSKGRLELVEYRLTEHSKLDGVRLSDLYRSLKVRVLICAVARKEETIIPSGDFQLRTGDKIYLTSSPSELEQFFRHLGVFRARANSVIVVGASKICYYLASELIEMGMDVKIIDRDEQRCIRMGELLPKALVIVGDGADSELLHEEGIEQADAFVAITGIDEANILMAMSAAKQTSGCKVVAKINRKSLVDLVSAESMIDSVVSAGSVTTELILQYVKAMENASGTQLKTLHRIVEGKVEAMEFSVTAEVPFVNIPLKDLKLKSGLLLAGIVRQNGKIVIPSGDDALHLHDDVIVVTTDTRLQDIRDILQ, via the coding sequence ATGAAAATCGTCATCGTGGGCATCGGGAAGGTTGGCCTGGCGCTGACCAAGCAGCTGTCGGTGGACAACAAGGTCACCGTGGTGGACGAAGATGACCAGCTGGTGGAGAATATTATTAATGTATACGACGTCATGGGGGTATGCGGCAACGGCGCCAGCTACCAGGTGCAGCAGGAGGCGGACGTGGCTCATGCCAATCTGCTGATTGCCACCACCTCCAGCGACGAGATCAACATTCTGGCCTGCCTTGTGGCCAAGAAGCTGGGCGTGCACCACACCATTGCCCGCATCCGCAATCCGGAGTATGAAAAGCAGCTGCGCTTCATGCGCACGGAGCTGGGCCTCTCCATGGCCATCAACCCGGAGAAGGCCACTGCCCGTGAGATCGCCCGTGTGCTCCGCTTCCCAGCCGCCATGAAGCTGGAGTCCTTTTCCAAGGGCCGGCTGGAGCTGGTGGAGTACCGCCTGACGGAGCACAGCAAGCTGGACGGAGTGCGTCTTTCGGACCTGTACCGCAGCCTCAAGGTCCGGGTTCTGATCTGCGCCGTGGCCCGAAAGGAGGAGACCATCATCCCCTCCGGCGACTTCCAGCTGCGCACCGGCGACAAGATCTACCTCACCTCTTCTCCCAGCGAGCTGGAGCAGTTTTTCCGGCACCTGGGGGTGTTCCGGGCCAGGGCCAATTCTGTCATCGTCGTGGGCGCCAGCAAGATCTGCTATTATCTGGCTTCCGAACTGATCGAGATGGGAATGGATGTGAAGATCATCGACCGGGACGAGCAGCGCTGTATCCGTATGGGGGAGCTGCTGCCAAAGGCTCTGGTGATCGTGGGCGACGGCGCCGACAGTGAGCTGCTTCACGAGGAGGGGATCGAGCAGGCCGATGCCTTTGTGGCCATCACCGGCATCGACGAGGCCAACATCCTTATGGCCATGAGTGCCGCCAAGCAGACCAGCGGCTGCAAGGTGGTGGCCAAGATCAACCGCAAGTCCCTGGTGGACCTGGTGTCCGCCGAGAGTATGATCGACAGTGTGGTCTCCGCCGGCTCCGTCACCACGGAGCTGATCCTCCAGTATGTCAAGGCCATGGAAAACGCCTCCGGCACCCAGCTCAAAACCCTGCACCGGATCGTGGAGGGCAAGGTGGAGGCCATGGAATTCAGCGTCACGGCGGAAGTCCCCTTTGTCAACATTCCGCTGAAGGATCTGAAGCTCAAGAGCGGATTGCTGCTGGCGGGCATCGTGCGGCAAAACGGCAAAATCGTCATTCCCTCCGGCGACGATGCGCTGCACCTGCACGACGATGTGATTGTCGTCACCACGGACACCCGGCTCCAGGATATCCGGGACATCCTGCAATAA
- the acpP gene encoding acyl carrier protein yields MEFEKVRDIIVETLGCDAEQVTPEASLADDLGADSLASVELVMALEEATGIHIDDADVANLKTVNDILTYLSSHKE; encoded by the coding sequence ATGGAATTCGAGAAAGTACGCGATATTATTGTTGAAACCCTGGGCTGCGACGCTGAGCAGGTGACCCCGGAGGCCTCTCTGGCCGACGATCTGGGCGCTGATTCCCTGGCTTCCGTGGAGCTGGTGATGGCTCTGGAGGAGGCCACCGGCATCCACATTGACGACGCCGACGTCGCCAACCTCAAGACTGTGAACGACATTCTCACCTATCTGAGCAGCCATAAGGAGTAA
- the accB gene encoding acetyl-CoA carboxylase biotin carboxyl carrier protein, with product MTNEEIYDLMDRFERSALQSLKLSREGFSIELCRAAPAPAAPVFAAPAAPVYAAPAAPAPAAPAAPAQEEMSAVTAPLVGTFYAAPAPDQAPFVAVGDRVKKGQTVCLIEAMKMMSEVPAPCDCVIEEILKDSGALVSFGEPLIRYKPC from the coding sequence ATGACCAACGAAGAGATCTATGACCTGATGGACCGCTTCGAGCGCAGCGCGCTCCAGAGTCTGAAGCTGTCCCGAGAGGGCTTTTCCATAGAGCTGTGCCGGGCGGCCCCCGCTCCGGCGGCTCCCGTTTTCGCCGCTCCTGCGGCGCCTGTTTATGCCGCGCCCGCGGCCCCCGCTCCGGCGGCTCCCGCCGCTCCCGCGCAGGAGGAGATGAGCGCCGTCACCGCTCCCCTGGTGGGCACCTTCTACGCCGCTCCGGCGCCGGATCAGGCGCCCTTCGTGGCGGTGGGCGACCGGGTGAAGAAGGGCCAGACCGTCTGCCTCATCGAGGCCATGAAGATGATGAGCGAGGTCCCCGCCCCCTGTGACTGCGTCATCGAGGAGATCCTCAAGGACAGCGGTGCGCTGGTGTCCTTCGGGGAGCCTCTGATCCGTTACAAGCCATGCTGA
- the accC gene encoding acetyl-CoA carboxylase biotin carboxylase subunit — MLKRVLIANRGEIALRVLRACRELGIETVAVYSQADAEALHVQLAGQAVCIGPAKAADSYLNQTALLTVAKATGCDAVHPGYGFLSENADFAERCAAEGLIFIGPSGDAIRKAGSKSAARDLMRAAGVPVTPGSDGPVTSVEDALAAAETVGYPVLLKASAGGGGRGIRRCDRPEDLAAAYAEAKAEAQACFGNDEMYLEKLVLRPRHIEFQVLADKFGHVIHLGDRDCSVQRRNQKLIEEAPAWCLTPALREKMGEAAVKAAKAVGYENAGTVEFLLDPDMEHFYFMEMNTRIQVEHGVTELVTGVDLVRQQLRIAAGLPLRLRQEDVHLTGHAIECRINAEDPSQNFRPCPGKVDFLHFPGGPGVRVDSCLYSGCELSPYYDSMAAKILAQGDTRMGAIRRMRRCLEEFTLEGFPTNAELSYQILYHPEFILGACTTAFLDENLRSLLDFNRKLDESEGKA, encoded by the coding sequence ATGCTGAAGCGGGTATTGATCGCCAACCGGGGCGAGATCGCCCTGCGGGTGCTGCGGGCCTGCCGGGAGCTGGGCATCGAGACGGTGGCCGTGTACTCCCAGGCGGACGCGGAGGCGCTCCACGTCCAGCTGGCAGGCCAGGCCGTATGCATCGGCCCGGCCAAGGCCGCCGACAGCTACCTCAACCAGACGGCTCTGCTGACCGTGGCCAAGGCCACCGGCTGCGACGCCGTCCACCCCGGCTATGGCTTTTTGTCTGAGAACGCCGACTTTGCTGAACGCTGCGCCGCAGAGGGACTGATCTTCATCGGCCCCTCGGGGGACGCCATCCGCAAGGCCGGCTCCAAATCCGCCGCCCGGGATCTGATGCGCGCTGCCGGCGTGCCGGTGACCCCTGGCTCCGACGGACCTGTGACCTCTGTGGAGGACGCGCTGGCCGCCGCCGAGACCGTGGGCTATCCGGTGCTGCTGAAGGCCAGCGCCGGCGGCGGCGGGCGGGGCATCCGCCGCTGCGACCGGCCCGAGGACCTTGCCGCCGCCTACGCAGAGGCCAAGGCCGAGGCTCAGGCCTGCTTCGGCAACGACGAGATGTATCTGGAGAAGCTGGTGCTGCGGCCCCGGCACATCGAGTTTCAGGTGCTGGCCGACAAGTTCGGCCATGTGATCCACCTGGGCGACCGGGACTGCTCCGTCCAGCGCCGGAACCAGAAGCTCATCGAGGAGGCGCCGGCCTGGTGCCTGACGCCCGCGCTGCGGGAGAAGATGGGCGAGGCCGCCGTGAAGGCGGCGAAGGCCGTGGGCTATGAGAACGCCGGCACGGTGGAATTCCTGCTGGACCCGGACATGGAGCACTTCTACTTCATGGAGATGAACACCCGCATCCAGGTGGAGCACGGCGTCACCGAGCTGGTGACCGGCGTGGACCTGGTGCGCCAGCAGCTGCGGATCGCCGCGGGGCTGCCCCTGCGGCTGCGGCAGGAGGACGTGCACCTGACCGGCCACGCCATCGAGTGCCGCATCAACGCCGAGGATCCCTCCCAGAACTTCCGCCCCTGTCCGGGCAAGGTGGACTTCCTCCACTTCCCCGGCGGCCCCGGCGTCCGGGTGGACTCCTGCCTGTACAGCGGCTGCGAGCTCTCCCCCTACTACGACTCCATGGCCGCCAAGATCCTTGCCCAGGGGGACACCCGGATGGGCGCCATCCGCCGGATGCGCCGCTGTCTGGAAGAGTTCACCCTGGAGGGCTTCCCCACCAACGCGGAGCTGAGCTATCAGATCCTATACCATCCGGAATTCATCCTGGGTGCCTGCACCACGGCCTTCCTGGATGAAAACCTGCGGTCGCTGCTGGACTTCAACCGCAAGCTGGACGAAAGCGAGGGTAAGGCATGA
- a CDS encoding acetyl-CoA carboxylase carboxyltransferase subunit beta, with translation MNSVFAKRRARLLAMKAIRDNHIPGEKAVTCPKCGQDSDRKTVAGNLSVCPKCGYHFPIGAYYRLSTILDPGSFKELFPRYPAGDPLSFPGYRAKLSAAQHKTGLNEAVVTAAGTIGGSRCVVGVLDSRFFMGSMSAAVGEKITLAIEYAARNRLPLILFAASGGARMQEGILSLMQMAKTSAALARFSEKGLLYISVLTDPTTGGVTASFASLGDIILAEPGALIGFAGPRVIQQTIGQTLPEGFQRAEFQMEHGFVDAVVPRDQMRETLIRLLRLHGKGGRA, from the coding sequence ATGAACAGCGTTTTTGCCAAGCGCCGGGCGCGCCTTCTGGCCATGAAGGCCATCCGGGACAACCATATTCCCGGCGAAAAGGCGGTCACCTGCCCCAAGTGCGGGCAGGACAGCGACCGCAAGACCGTGGCCGGGAACCTGTCGGTGTGCCCCAAGTGCGGCTATCACTTCCCCATCGGCGCCTACTACCGTCTCAGCACCATCCTGGACCCCGGCTCCTTCAAGGAGCTCTTCCCCCGGTATCCTGCGGGGGATCCCCTGTCCTTCCCCGGCTACCGGGCCAAGCTCTCCGCCGCCCAGCACAAGACCGGCCTGAACGAGGCCGTGGTCACCGCCGCCGGCACCATCGGCGGCAGCAGGTGCGTGGTGGGCGTGCTGGACAGCCGCTTTTTCATGGGCTCCATGAGCGCCGCCGTAGGTGAGAAGATCACCCTGGCCATCGAATACGCCGCCCGGAACCGTCTGCCACTGATCCTGTTCGCCGCCAGCGGCGGTGCCCGGATGCAGGAGGGCATCCTCTCCCTGATGCAGATGGCCAAGACCAGCGCGGCCCTGGCCCGGTTCTCCGAGAAGGGCCTGCTCTATATCTCCGTTCTGACCGACCCCACCACCGGCGGGGTCACCGCCAGCTTCGCCTCCCTGGGCGACATCATTCTGGCGGAGCCCGGGGCCCTGATCGGCTTTGCCGGCCCCCGGGTCATTCAGCAGACCATCGGCCAGACGCTGCCGGAGGGCTTTCAGCGCGCGGAATTCCAGATGGAGCACGGCTTCGTGGACGCCGTGGTCCCCCGGGACCAGATGCGCGAGACCCTGATCCGGCTGCTGCGCCTGCACGGAAAGGGGGGCCGGGCATGA
- a CDS encoding acetyl-CoA carboxylase carboxyltransferase subunit alpha, protein MNTNLTAAERVAIARHPQRPNISDYIGALFTDFFECRGDRLCGEDAAILGGVALFHGRPVTVIGTRKGKTLEENLRCNFGMPNPEGYRKALRLMRQAEKFRRPIITFIDTSGAYPGLEAEARGQGEAIARNLMEMSRLTVPVVSVITGEGNSGGALALGVGNRVLMLENAVYAILSPEGFASILWKDAARHAEACDLMKLTATDLKALGVIDDIIPEPEGGAHLSPAITFRQVDRFLMRSLIELSRESGAALAAQRYQKFRKMGAAAPKEDV, encoded by the coding sequence ATGAACACCAACCTGACCGCCGCCGAGCGGGTGGCCATTGCCCGTCACCCTCAGCGGCCCAATATCAGCGACTATATCGGCGCCCTCTTCACCGATTTCTTCGAGTGCAGGGGCGACCGCCTGTGCGGTGAGGACGCCGCCATTCTGGGCGGCGTGGCGCTGTTCCACGGCCGCCCGGTCACCGTCATCGGCACCCGCAAGGGCAAAACCCTGGAGGAAAACCTCCGGTGCAACTTCGGCATGCCCAACCCCGAGGGCTACCGCAAGGCGCTGCGGCTGATGCGCCAGGCGGAGAAGTTCCGCCGCCCCATCATCACCTTCATCGACACCTCCGGCGCCTATCCCGGCCTGGAGGCCGAGGCCCGGGGCCAGGGTGAGGCCATCGCCCGGAACCTCATGGAGATGAGCCGCCTGACCGTTCCGGTGGTGTCCGTCATCACCGGCGAGGGCAACAGCGGCGGCGCACTGGCGCTGGGCGTCGGAAACCGGGTGCTGATGCTGGAAAACGCCGTCTATGCCATCCTCTCCCCCGAGGGCTTCGCCTCCATTCTCTGGAAGGACGCGGCCCGGCACGCCGAGGCCTGCGACCTGATGAAGCTGACGGCCACGGACCTCAAGGCCCTGGGCGTCATCGATGATATCATCCCGGAGCCGGAGGGCGGCGCCCATCTGTCCCCGGCCATCACCTTCCGCCAGGTGGACCGCTTCCTGATGCGGAGCCTGATAGAGCTGTCCCGGGAGAGCGGGGCTGCCTTAGCCGCCCAGCGGTACCAGAAATTCAGAAAGATGGGAGCGGCGGCTCCCAAGGAGGACGTATGA
- a CDS encoding ketoacyl-ACP synthase III — translation MNGIKIRGTGRGVPSKVVTNADMAKIVETSDEWITTRTGISHRHHLAEGETITDMTVLAARRALENAGVTADQIGACVVATLTADTQVPSAACRVQRELGLPHDTVCFDLNAACTGFLYALHTMECLLGASERKFGLVIGAENLSRITNWADRGTCILFGDGAGAVVVECSPAYESIHAFLGCHGTDEMLRVPGVEKGVPSLVYMEGTKVFKFAVEAVPYCIDQVLARTGKTVDDVDFFVFHQANARIIDLAVRKYRIPQEKYYKNINEYGNTSAASIPLVISELHEQGKVGPGSRVLVVGFGGGLTWGGALIEFA, via the coding sequence ATGAACGGAATCAAGATCAGGGGCACCGGCCGCGGCGTCCCCAGCAAGGTGGTCACCAACGCCGACATGGCCAAGATCGTGGAGACCAGCGACGAGTGGATCACCACCCGCACCGGCATCAGCCACCGCCACCACCTGGCGGAGGGGGAGACCATCACCGACATGACGGTCCTGGCCGCCCGCCGGGCTCTGGAAAACGCCGGCGTCACCGCCGACCAGATCGGCGCCTGCGTGGTGGCTACCCTGACGGCGGACACCCAGGTGCCCTCCGCCGCCTGCCGGGTACAGCGGGAGCTGGGCCTGCCCCACGACACGGTCTGCTTCGACCTCAACGCCGCCTGCACCGGCTTCCTCTACGCCCTGCACACCATGGAGTGCCTGCTAGGCGCCTCCGAGCGCAAGTTCGGCCTGGTGATCGGCGCTGAGAACCTCAGCCGCATCACCAACTGGGCCGACCGCGGCACCTGTATCCTCTTCGGCGACGGCGCCGGCGCGGTGGTGGTGGAGTGCAGTCCCGCCTACGAATCCATCCACGCCTTCCTGGGCTGCCACGGCACCGACGAGATGCTGCGGGTCCCCGGCGTGGAGAAGGGCGTGCCCAGCCTGGTCTACATGGAGGGCACCAAGGTCTTTAAGTTCGCCGTGGAGGCGGTGCCCTACTGCATCGACCAGGTCCTTGCCCGCACCGGCAAGACCGTGGACGACGTGGACTTCTTCGTGTTCCACCAGGCCAACGCCCGAATCATCGACCTGGCGGTGCGGAAATACCGCATCCCCCAGGAGAAGTACTATAAGAACATCAACGAATACGGCAACACCTCCGCCGCCAGCATCCCCCTGGTCATCAGCGAACTCCACGAGCAGGGCAAGGTCGGTCCCGGCTCCCGGGTCCTGGTGGTGGGCTTCGGCGGCGGCCTGACCTGGGGCGGCGCCCTGATCGAGTTTGCGTAA
- a CDS encoding DUF561 domain-containing protein yields the protein MKKLNEILGTELPFIQGGMANIATGEFAAACSNAGALGMIATGGWDGDRLRKEIRRAKELTDKPFGVNLMLMSPYADDIARIILEEGVKVVTTGAGNPGKYIPAWKEAGIKVMPVVAAAVLAKRLERYGVDAIIAEGTESGGHVGEMTTMALVPQVIDAVSVPVVAAGGIADGRQAAAAFALGACGIQVGTCLLASEECPIHENYKQAILKAKDSDTVVTGRSIGGPVRILKNKMAREYLALEKKGASLEELEKVTLGGLRRAVLEGDVEMGSVMSGQVAGMLHEIKPVAQIFRELYEGGQAVLKATAAEWSAE from the coding sequence ATGAAAAAGCTCAATGAGATCCTGGGGACCGAGCTCCCCTTCATCCAGGGCGGCATGGCCAACATCGCCACCGGCGAGTTCGCCGCCGCCTGCTCCAACGCCGGCGCCCTGGGCATGATCGCCACCGGCGGCTGGGACGGCGACCGCCTCCGCAAGGAGATCCGCCGGGCCAAGGAGCTGACGGACAAGCCCTTCGGCGTGAACCTGATGCTGATGAGCCCCTATGCCGACGACATCGCCCGTATCATTCTGGAGGAGGGCGTCAAGGTGGTCACCACCGGCGCCGGCAACCCCGGCAAGTACATCCCCGCCTGGAAAGAGGCCGGGATCAAGGTCATGCCCGTGGTGGCCGCCGCGGTGCTGGCCAAGCGGCTGGAGCGCTACGGCGTGGACGCCATCATCGCCGAGGGCACCGAGTCCGGCGGCCATGTGGGCGAGATGACCACCATGGCCCTGGTCCCCCAGGTGATCGACGCCGTCAGCGTGCCCGTGGTGGCTGCCGGCGGCATCGCCGACGGCCGTCAGGCCGCCGCGGCTTTCGCCCTGGGCGCCTGCGGCATCCAGGTGGGCACCTGCCTGCTGGCAAGCGAGGAGTGCCCCATCCACGAAAACTACAAGCAGGCCATTTTGAAGGCCAAGGACTCCGACACCGTGGTCACCGGCCGTTCCATCGGCGGTCCCGTGCGGATCCTGAAGAACAAGATGGCCCGGGAGTACCTGGCTCTGGAGAAGAAGGGCGCCTCCCTGGAGGAGCTGGAGAAGGTGACCCTGGGCGGACTCCGGCGCGCCGTGCTGGAGGGCGACGTGGAGATGGGCAGCGTCATGAGCGGCCAGGTGGCCGGCATGCTCCACGAGATCAAGCCCGTGGCCCAGATCTTCCGTGAACTGTATGAGGGAGGCCAGGCGGTGCTGAAGGCCACCGCGGCGGAATGGAGCGCAGAGTGA
- the fabD gene encoding ACP S-malonyltransferase, with protein MKLGFLFAGQGSQHAGMGADLYEQYPAFRAVYDSAEVDFDLKEVSFTDSQGLINQTRYTQPCMVAFAAGLTAVLREKGIVPSVAAGLSLGEYSALHAAGVFDAATAVKLVAFRGKAMEEAAAGRESAMMAVLNLDRAPLQEACDAASDLGCVVICNYNCPGQLVIGGEKAAVEKAAALAKEKGARRCLPLKVSGPFHTPLMAPAGDALKAYFETVSFAQPHIPVIFNCLGTVKDDTVTIPELLVRQVQSSVYMEDSIRSMAAMGVDAIVEIGPGKALSGFVKKTAPEVPVVAVETAADVEALPQTLEGLMKKEDA; from the coding sequence ATGAAACTGGGCTTTTTGTTCGCCGGTCAGGGCAGCCAGCACGCCGGCATGGGCGCGGACCTCTATGAGCAGTACCCCGCCTTCCGCGCCGTCTACGACAGCGCCGAGGTGGATTTCGACCTCAAGGAGGTCTCCTTTACAGACAGCCAGGGCCTCATCAACCAGACCCGCTACACCCAGCCCTGCATGGTGGCCTTCGCCGCCGGTCTCACCGCCGTACTGCGGGAGAAGGGCATCGTGCCGTCTGTGGCGGCGGGCTTGTCCCTTGGCGAGTACTCCGCCCTCCACGCCGCCGGCGTCTTTGACGCTGCCACCGCTGTGAAGCTGGTGGCCTTCCGTGGCAAGGCCATGGAGGAGGCCGCCGCCGGGCGGGAGAGCGCCATGATGGCCGTGCTGAACCTGGACCGGGCGCCGCTGCAGGAAGCCTGCGACGCCGCCTCGGACCTTGGCTGCGTGGTGATCTGCAACTACAACTGCCCCGGCCAGCTGGTCATCGGCGGCGAGAAGGCCGCCGTGGAGAAGGCCGCCGCCCTCGCCAAGGAGAAGGGCGCCCGCAGGTGCCTGCCCCTGAAGGTCAGCGGTCCCTTCCACACCCCCCTCATGGCTCCCGCCGGGGACGCCCTGAAGGCGTATTTTGAAACCGTCTCCTTCGCCCAGCCCCACATCCCCGTGATCTTCAACTGCCTGGGCACCGTAAAGGACGACACCGTCACCATCCCCGAGCTGCTGGTCCGGCAGGTCCAGAGCAGCGTCTATATGGAGGACTCCATCCGCTCCATGGCCGCCATGGGCGTGGACGCCATCGTGGAGATCGGCCCCGGCAAGGCCCTCAGCGGCTTTGTGAAAAAGACCGCACCGGAGGTGCCGGTGGTGGCCGTGGAGACGGCCGCCGACGTGGAGGCCCTGCCCCAGACCCTGGAGGGCCTGATGAAAAAGGAGGACGCATAA